The proteins below are encoded in one region of Drosophila santomea strain STO CAGO 1482 chromosome 3R, Prin_Dsan_1.1, whole genome shotgun sequence:
- the LOC120451007 gene encoding scaffold protein salvador isoform X2, producing the protein MNYLTILLCNRKPTMLSRRNKEKSQHKEGVVGKYMKKDTPPEIPVINVWTSDQRAKKKSLQRCASTSPSCEFHPRSSSTSRNTYSCTDSQPDYYHARRAQSQMPLQQHSHSHPHSLPHPAHPHVRSHPPLPPHQFRASSNQLSQSSSNYVNIEQIERMRRQQSSPLLQTTSSPAPGAGAFQRSYSTTQRQHHPHLGGESYDADQGLLSASYANMLQLPQRPHSPAHYAVPPQQQHPQLHQQHASTPFGSTLRFDRAAMSIRERQPSSPMQQQQQQQQLQHTQLAPHLGGSYSSDSYPIYENPYRVNSMRATQSQRSESPIYSNTTASSATLAVVPQHHHQGHLTVPSGSGGGSLSGSGRGGSSGSVRGASTSVQSLYAPPRTPPSVVGGAGGSANGSLQKVPSQQSLTEPEELPLPPGWATQYTLHGRKYYIDHNAHTTHWNHPLEREGLPVGWRRVVSKMHGTYYENQYTGQCQRQHPCLTSYYVYTTSAEPPKAIRPEASLYAPPTHTHNALVPANPYLLEEIPKWLAVYSEADSSKDHLLQFNMFSLPELEGFDSMLVRLFKQELGTIVGFYERYRRALILEKNRRAGQNQNQNQNQ; encoded by the exons ATGAACTATCTAACGATCCTGCTGTGCAACCGAAAACCGACGATGCTCTCGCGCCGGAACAAGGAGAAGTCCCAGCACAAGGAGGGCGTGGTGGGGAAGTACATGAAGAAGGACACCCCACCGGAGATTCCGGTGATCAATGTGTGGACGAGCGATCAGCGTGCCAAGAAGAAGTCGCTGCAGCGCTGTGCCAGCACCTCGCCCAGCTGTGAGTTCCATCCGCGCAGCTCGAGCACCAGTCGGAACACCTACTCCTGCACGGACTCCCAGCCGGACTACTATCATGCGCGACGGGCCCAGAGCCAGATGCCCCTGCAACAGCACTCCCACTCGCATCCCCACTCCCTGCCCCATCCCGCCCATCCGCATGTGCGCAGTCATCCACCCCTGCCGCCCCACCAGTTCCGGGCCAGCAGTAACCAGTTGAGtcagagcagcagcaactacgTGAACATCGAGCAGATCGAGAGGATGCGTCGGCAGCAATCGTCGCCTTTGCTGCAGACCACATCATCACCGGCGCCGGGAGCCGGTGCGTTCCAGCGCAGCTACTCCACCACCCAGCGGCAGCATCATCCACATCTGGGTGGTGAGAGCTACGATGCAGATCAGGGCCTGCTCAGCGCCTCCTACGCCAACATGCTGCAACTGCCACAGCGGCCGCACTCGCCCGCCCACTACGCCGTCccgccacagcagcagcatcctcagctccaccagcagcacgCCTCAACGCCGTTTGGCTCCACCCTGCGATTTGATCGTGCTGCCATGTCCATCAGGGAGCGACAGCCCAG CTCTCcaatgcagcaacaacaacagcagcagcaactgcagcacacGCAACTGGCACCTCACCTGGGCGGCAGCTACTCCAGCGATTCGTACCCGATCTACGAGAATCCGTACCGTGTCAACTCGATGCGCGCCACTCAGTCGCAGCGATCGGAGTCGCCCATATACAGCAACACGACGGCCTCGTCGGCCACGCTGGCCGTGGTTCCGCAGCATCACCATCAGGGTCACCTGACGGTGCCATCTGGAAGCGGGGGTGGATCCCTGAGCGGCAGCGGTCGTGGCGGTAGCTCTGGCAGTGTTCGCGGCGCCTCTACCTCAGTGCAATCTCTGTACGCCCCACCACGAACTCCGCCCAGTGTCGTTGGCGGAGCGGGAGGCAGTGCCAATGGATCACTGCAGAAGGTACCATCACAGCAGTCGCTCACAGAGCCCGAAGAGCTGCCACTGCCGCCCGGTTGGGCCACTCAGTACACGCTCCATGGCCGAAAATACTACATCGATCACAATGCGCATACCACGCACTGGAATCATCCACTGGAGCGGGAGGGTCTGCCGGTGGGCTGGCGGCGGGTGGTGTCTAAAATGCACGGCACCTACTACGAGAACCAGTATACCGGGCAGTGCCAGCGTCAGCATCCGTGTTTGACATCCTACTACGTGTATACGACGTCCGCGGAGCCTCCGAAAGCGATTCGACCAGAGGCGTCGCTTTATGCTCCACCCACGCACACTCACAATGCTCTGGTGCCGGCAAATCCCTATCTGCTCGAGGAGATCCCCAAGTGGCTGGCCGTCTACTCCGAGGCGGACTCCTCCAAGGACCACCTGCTGCAGTTCAACATGTTCAGCCTGCCGGAACTGGAGGGTTTCGACAGCATGCTGGTGCGGCTTTTCAAGCAGGAACTGGGCACCATCGTGGGATTCTACGAGCGCTACCG TCGCGCTTTGATACTCGAGAAGAATCGACGTGCCggccagaaccagaaccagaaccaaaaCCAGTGA
- the LOC120451009 gene encoding ubiquitin-like domain-containing CTD phosphatase 1 → MEVKEVVVIVKWSGKEYPVDLTDQDTVEVLRHEIFRKTQVRPERQKLLNLKYKGKTAADNVKISALELKPNFKLMMVGSTEADIEDACSLPDDIGEVVDDFDDADEREESVEHSSVYLAKVQRRVRDYKIKELAPPREGKKLLVLDIDYTLFDHRSPAETGTELMRPYLHEFLASAYEDYDIVIWSATSMRWIEEKMRLLGVASNENYKVMFYLDSTAMISVHVPERGVVDVKPLGVIWALYKQYSSSNTIMFDDIRRNFLMNPKSGLKIRPFRQAHLNRGTDTELLKLSDYLRKIAHHCPDFNSLNHRKWEHYHPKKNS, encoded by the exons ATGGAGGTGAAGGAAGTGGTCGTGATTGTTAAATGGAGTGGTAAGGAGTACCCGGTGGACCTCACCGACCAGGACACCGTGGAAGTGCTGCGCCACGAGATATTCCGCAAGACACAGGTGCGTCCTGAGCGCCAGAAGCTGCTTAACCTAAAGTACAAAG GAAAGACAGCAGCCGACAATGTGAAGATCAGCGCCTTGGAGCTGAAGCCCAACTTCAAGCTTATGATGGTGGGCTCCACGGAGGCGGACATTGAGGATGCCTGCAGCCTGCCGGATGATATTGGCGAGGTGGTCGATGACTTCGACGATGCCGATGAACGCGAGGAATCCGTAGAGCACTCCTCCGTATATTTGGCCAAGGTGCAGCGTCGTGTGCGAGACTACAAGATCAAGGAACTAGCACCGCCGCGTGAGGGCAAGAAGCTGCTTGTCCTGGACATTGACTATACCCTATTCGATCACCGCTCGCCGGCTGAAACGGGCACGGAGCTAATGCGTCCGTATCTGCACGAGTTTCTGGCTTCCGCCTACGAGGATTACGACATCGTCATCTGGTCCGCCACCAGCATGCGCTGGATCGAGGAGAAGATGCGCCTGCTGGGCGTGGCCAGTAACGAGAACTACAAGGTGATGTTCTACTTGGACTCCACCGCCATGATCTCAGTTCATGTGCCGGAGCGCGGTGTGGTGGATGTGAAGCCGCTTGGTGTGATCTGGGCCCTGTACAAGCAATATAGCTCCAGCAACACCATCATGTTTGATGACATACGTCGCAACTTCCTGATGAATCCCAAGTCCGGCCTAAAGATCCGCCCATTCCGCCAGGCCCATCTCAACCGCGGCACGGACACTGAGCTACTTAAGCTGTCCGACTACTTGCGCAAAATCGCTCACCACTGCCCGGATTTCAACTCGCTAAACCATCGCAAGTGGGAGCACTACCATCCCAAGAAGAACTCCTGA
- the LOC120451007 gene encoding scaffold protein salvador isoform X1, with the protein MNYLTILLCNRKPTMLSRRNKEKSQHKEGVVGKYMKKDTPPEIPVINVWTSDQRAKKKSLQRCASTSPSCEFHPRSSSTSRNTYSCTDSQPDYYHARRAQSQMPLQQHSHSHPHSLPHPAHPHVRSHPPLPPHQFRASSNQLSQSSSNYVNIEQIERMRRQQSSPLLQTTSSPAPGAGAFQRSYSTTQRQHHPHLGGESYDADQGLLSASYANMLQLPQRPHSPAHYAVPPQQQHPQLHQQHASTPFGSTLRFDRAAMSIRERQPRYQPTSSPMQQQQQQQQLQHTQLAPHLGGSYSSDSYPIYENPYRVNSMRATQSQRSESPIYSNTTASSATLAVVPQHHHQGHLTVPSGSGGGSLSGSGRGGSSGSVRGASTSVQSLYAPPRTPPSVVGGAGGSANGSLQKVPSQQSLTEPEELPLPPGWATQYTLHGRKYYIDHNAHTTHWNHPLEREGLPVGWRRVVSKMHGTYYENQYTGQCQRQHPCLTSYYVYTTSAEPPKAIRPEASLYAPPTHTHNALVPANPYLLEEIPKWLAVYSEADSSKDHLLQFNMFSLPELEGFDSMLVRLFKQELGTIVGFYERYRRALILEKNRRAGQNQNQNQNQ; encoded by the exons ATGAACTATCTAACGATCCTGCTGTGCAACCGAAAACCGACGATGCTCTCGCGCCGGAACAAGGAGAAGTCCCAGCACAAGGAGGGCGTGGTGGGGAAGTACATGAAGAAGGACACCCCACCGGAGATTCCGGTGATCAATGTGTGGACGAGCGATCAGCGTGCCAAGAAGAAGTCGCTGCAGCGCTGTGCCAGCACCTCGCCCAGCTGTGAGTTCCATCCGCGCAGCTCGAGCACCAGTCGGAACACCTACTCCTGCACGGACTCCCAGCCGGACTACTATCATGCGCGACGGGCCCAGAGCCAGATGCCCCTGCAACAGCACTCCCACTCGCATCCCCACTCCCTGCCCCATCCCGCCCATCCGCATGTGCGCAGTCATCCACCCCTGCCGCCCCACCAGTTCCGGGCCAGCAGTAACCAGTTGAGtcagagcagcagcaactacgTGAACATCGAGCAGATCGAGAGGATGCGTCGGCAGCAATCGTCGCCTTTGCTGCAGACCACATCATCACCGGCGCCGGGAGCCGGTGCGTTCCAGCGCAGCTACTCCACCACCCAGCGGCAGCATCATCCACATCTGGGTGGTGAGAGCTACGATGCAGATCAGGGCCTGCTCAGCGCCTCCTACGCCAACATGCTGCAACTGCCACAGCGGCCGCACTCGCCCGCCCACTACGCCGTCccgccacagcagcagcatcctcagctccaccagcagcacgCCTCAACGCCGTTTGGCTCCACCCTGCGATTTGATCGTGCTGCCATGTCCATCAGGGAGCGACAGCCCAGGTACCAGCCCACTAG CTCTCcaatgcagcaacaacaacagcagcagcaactgcagcacacGCAACTGGCACCTCACCTGGGCGGCAGCTACTCCAGCGATTCGTACCCGATCTACGAGAATCCGTACCGTGTCAACTCGATGCGCGCCACTCAGTCGCAGCGATCGGAGTCGCCCATATACAGCAACACGACGGCCTCGTCGGCCACGCTGGCCGTGGTTCCGCAGCATCACCATCAGGGTCACCTGACGGTGCCATCTGGAAGCGGGGGTGGATCCCTGAGCGGCAGCGGTCGTGGCGGTAGCTCTGGCAGTGTTCGCGGCGCCTCTACCTCAGTGCAATCTCTGTACGCCCCACCACGAACTCCGCCCAGTGTCGTTGGCGGAGCGGGAGGCAGTGCCAATGGATCACTGCAGAAGGTACCATCACAGCAGTCGCTCACAGAGCCCGAAGAGCTGCCACTGCCGCCCGGTTGGGCCACTCAGTACACGCTCCATGGCCGAAAATACTACATCGATCACAATGCGCATACCACGCACTGGAATCATCCACTGGAGCGGGAGGGTCTGCCGGTGGGCTGGCGGCGGGTGGTGTCTAAAATGCACGGCACCTACTACGAGAACCAGTATACCGGGCAGTGCCAGCGTCAGCATCCGTGTTTGACATCCTACTACGTGTATACGACGTCCGCGGAGCCTCCGAAAGCGATTCGACCAGAGGCGTCGCTTTATGCTCCACCCACGCACACTCACAATGCTCTGGTGCCGGCAAATCCCTATCTGCTCGAGGAGATCCCCAAGTGGCTGGCCGTCTACTCCGAGGCGGACTCCTCCAAGGACCACCTGCTGCAGTTCAACATGTTCAGCCTGCCGGAACTGGAGGGTTTCGACAGCATGCTGGTGCGGCTTTTCAAGCAGGAACTGGGCACCATCGTGGGATTCTACGAGCGCTACCG TCGCGCTTTGATACTCGAGAAGAATCGACGTGCCggccagaaccagaaccagaaccaaaaCCAGTGA